From the genome of Pirellulales bacterium:
CCCGACAAATCGCCCGTGGAAATCAATGCGGAAGCCAGCCAGCGCAAGCAAATGGGATGGCGGCAACCAGCTTCGTAGGCGCGCCGCAAATAAGGCACGGCGGGGGCCCATTGTTGCTGCGCGGCCAGGCAAGCGCCGCGAATAGCATTGCGCAAGGCATCGCGTAGTATCCCTTGTTCCGGCAGCCGATCGGCCTCGGCCAGCGCTTCCTGACGCCGATTGTGCTTGACGTGTAACTCGATCAATTGTTGCCGCAGCTGTTTGGAGCTTCCGCGCGCTTGCAGTCCGCTTGCCAACACTCGGCACGATTCTTCCGTGCGCCCCTGCAATTCGAGCGTTAGGCTGTAGCAAATGATGGCCACATCCTCCAGGTTCGCCAAATGCCACGCCGCTTGATTGATTTGCCCATGCTCCACCGCCACTTGATACGATCGGCATGCCAAATCCAGCCGACCCTGCGATTGCATGTAACTGCCCATCGCGCACAGCAATTGGGCATCTAGTGGAAACGCCTTCAACGCCTCCAAGCACGCGGCCACTTGCTCTTCCCGGGAGTTGGGGCGGCTATCGAACGTGGTGAGCAGTCCATAATACGCTTCCAAATGCTCGGTCGTGGGGCCCTGAGATTGAGCGATCGCCCGGCGAAACCAGTCGGCGGCTTTCACCGGCTCGCCCAGCGTGGCCCAACTTTCCCCTAGCGCGAGCAAGAGCGGCAAGCGCTCTCCGCGCTCTTGAATTTCCATTTCGGCCAGGCGAATATCGCGCTGGGCCTTGGCGGTTTTAATTTGCGGTTGCAGATCGCGCGCAGACCGCAAAATTCGCCAGCGGGTAATTTGTGGCGATAAGCCCGCTTCGGCCGGCGCGGGAGTAAGTTGCTCGCGCACTCGGCCGGTAAATTTCAGCCCGGCTTTGAGCGGCCACAAGCGAATGCGTCCCGCTTGCTCACCATCGGTTTGCCAGTTGCTGGCCGGCATTTTGATTTGCAGCAAATACGCATTCGCTGCCGCCGGCTGGCTGTCGATTTGCTGGCGAATGGCCTGCGCTGCTGCCGCTTCCAGTTGTTCGCTGGCATCGAGCCACAATACCCAATCGCCGGTAAGTTGCCCCAGGGCAAAATTGCGGGCGGCGGAAAAATCGTCGGCCCATGGATAATCGATCACGCGGGAAGCGCCGCGCTGGGCAATTTCCCATGTGCCATCGGCGGAGCCGGTATCGACGACCACAATTTCATCGGCAACGGACCGCACACTTTCCAGGGTTGCCGCCAACGTGGCTTGTGCATCTCGGGCAATCACCGCGATCGAAAGCTTCCGACCACTGGAAGAAGATTGAGTCACGGTTTCCCTCCTTGGGCAGCGTGGAATAGCGATTGGCTTTCAGCAATGTGCCGGTAATCGAGCAATTGATCGCGATAACTTTAAGAGCGAGAGTTTACACAGCCGGGGAAGTTTAGCAGTTGCGGCCAACCGCAGAAATAGCGGTTTGGTGTTTGAAGTGACTGCCGGCTCGCAATTAGCGATTCTCGGGAAACAAGTAGTGTCTGCCGGCTAATTGCCAATCGTTAGTTGTTAACCGCTCACGTGTGATAATCTGCATTCAGCCGCACGTATTCAGCGGTTAAGTCGGCGGTCCAAAATCGGGCAGCGGCACTACCTTCGGCAAACGATAACACCACGTTCGTTTCGCGGTGCGATTTGATGCTGGCCGAAACTTCATCGGCGTTGAATTCCACTGGCGCGCCCTGGCGATACAGGGCGACCCCGTTTACCTCGAGATTCACTCCGGCCGGATTGAACGGCGCCCCGGCATAACCAGCTGCCGAGACAATGCGACCCCAATTCGGATCGGCCCCGTGAATGGCCGTTTTCACCAGCGGACTGTCGGCCACCGATTTGGCAATTTGCCGTGCGGCGGCCACGGTGGCGCAGCCTTTGACATCGATGCAAATTAAATGCGTGGCGCCTTCGCCATCGGCGGGAATCGACTTGGCCAATTGCCCACACACTTCGTGCAAGGCCGACTGAAATTGCTGCAATTCGTCTGCGGCCAATTTTTCGCCGCCGGCCGCGCCGTTGGCAAGCAGCAGCACCGTGTCGTTGGTGCTCATGTGGCCATCAACGCTAATGCAATTGAAGGTATCGTCGACCACTTGGGTCAGCATGCGCTGCAAATCGGCGGCGGCGATGGGGGCATCGGTCAGAATTAATCCCAGCATGGTGCCCATGTTGGGAGCGATCATTGCCGCTCCCTTGCACATGCCGGCCAGATGCACGGTCCGTGTGC
Proteins encoded in this window:
- a CDS encoding glycosyltransferase; this encodes MTQSSSSGRKLSIAVIARDAQATLAATLESVRSVADEIVVVDTGSADGTWEIAQRGASRVIDYPWADDFSAARNFALGQLTGDWVLWLDASEQLEAAAAQAIRQQIDSQPAAANAYLLQIKMPASNWQTDGEQAGRIRLWPLKAGLKFTGRVREQLTPAPAEAGLSPQITRWRILRSARDLQPQIKTAKAQRDIRLAEMEIQERGERLPLLLALGESWATLGEPVKAADWFRRAIAQSQGPTTEHLEAYYGLLTTFDSRPNSREEQVAACLEALKAFPLDAQLLCAMGSYMQSQGRLDLACRSYQVAVEHGQINQAAWHLANLEDVAIICYSLTLELQGRTEESCRVLASGLQARGSSKQLRQQLIELHVKHNRRQEALAEADRLPEQGILRDALRNAIRGACLAAQQQWAPAVPYLRRAYEAGCRHPICLRWLASALISTGDLSGAEPVLQIWQGVEPGHPEPHRLLELIAAQTAGGKTRDKTDDAPPKESTPQAKWRIINSSARPHPTKPASAASGTPHSDQELFTR
- the argJ gene encoding bifunctional glutamate N-acetyltransferase/amino-acid acetyltransferase ArgJ — protein: MTFVIPQGFSAAGVYSGIKRNPMRQDVALVVSNRPAAAAGVYTKNLVYAAPVAFDRQLTPGEGFRAVVINSGNANACTGERGLHDAAEMARLAAAVCGAEPRQALVLSTGIIGEFMPMEKIAAGIQACAKELASDEAGFIAAARGMMTTDTVHKLYGLGTTVGTRTVHLAGMCKGAAMIAPNMGTMLGLILTDAPIAAADLQRMLTQVVDDTFNCISVDGHMSTNDTVLLLANGAAGGEKLAADELQQFQSALHEVCGQLAKSIPADGEGATHLICIDVKGCATVAAARQIAKSVADSPLVKTAIHGADPNWGRIVSAAGYAGAPFNPAGVNLEVNGVALYRQGAPVEFNADEVSASIKSHRETNVVLSFAEGSAAARFWTADLTAEYVRLNADYHT